The sequence CCTTAAATATAAAGAACACCACCTACCAGTTAAATTTAGTTACGGTATATCTTCTTACCCAAAAAACTCAACGGATCTAAAAAAGCTCATTTCGAAGGCAGATAAGAGAATGTATGTCTCTAAAAACAACAGAAAATCAAAAGAAGGCTCAAGTTTCTGAGCCTTCTAGTTTTTTATCAATAAAGTCAGTGCAATTTGCAATTTGACTATCCATTAAGTAAACTTAAGTTATAATACTAAGTATGAGGTGTTTTATTATGCGAATAAATTGTAATGTAAATCCCCAGTATATTAAGTATATCGATGAGTTAATTCTCTTAGTTACGTCTAGGGAAGAGTTAACATTTAATGAAAACTGGGCTGAGATGAATATAGAAATCATTGATGAAGGATTAAAATCTGTTACTTGTTATGTTGAGCATGAAGGTAAAAAATATGTAATTGAAGAAAAGAACGATGAACTAAAGCTTTTGCTCAAACGTGGGGTTTTTAAAGGTATTAGTCAAGCTTTAGGACAGCAAATCAGTCCTTGGGGTATTCTGACAGGTGTGCGTCCAACTAAAGTTATCCAAGGCTTTATAGATGACGGGCTAACTAAGGCCGAAATAATTGGCCAATTAAAGGATAATTACTTAGTAGACCAAGAAAAGATAGATATTATGTATAAAATAAGGAATGAACAAGACATAGTAAACAAAAAAAATGAAAATAAATTACACATATACATAGGCATACCTTTTTGTCCAACAAGATGCAGCTACTGTTCATTTACTTCCTATACAATTGAAAAAAGTAAGTCCATGATAGAGCCTTATGTAGAAGGGCTTTTGAAAGAAATAAAACTATGGGGAGACCTAATAAAAAAATATAATTTAGAGATTGCTTCGTTATATATAGGAGGGGGTACACCTAGCAGCCTGAGCCCAAGTCAAATGGAAAGTGTATTGAAATCTATTAAGGAATCTATTGATATAGAAGGTTTGCTAGAATACACCTTTGAAGGTGGTAGACCAGACACCCTTACTATTGAAAAACTTGAGCTAATAAAGAAATATGGTGTCACAAGGCTAAGCATAAATCCACAAACTATGTCTGATGAAACCCTTAAGGCAATTGGTCGAACCCATACAAAGGATGAGTTTGTTAGTATATATAAAACTGCAAAAGAGATGGGTTTTGAATGGATAAACACGGACTTAATAATAGGATTAAACCATGAAACCATGGCTGACTATAAGGGATCACTAGAGCAAATAGTAAAGCTAAACCCTGAAAATA comes from Alkalicella caledoniensis and encodes:
- the hemZ gene encoding coproporphyrinogen dehydrogenase HemZ — encoded protein: MRINCNVNPQYIKYIDELILLVTSREELTFNENWAEMNIEIIDEGLKSVTCYVEHEGKKYVIEEKNDELKLLLKRGVFKGISQALGQQISPWGILTGVRPTKVIQGFIDDGLTKAEIIGQLKDNYLVDQEKIDIMYKIRNEQDIVNKKNENKLHIYIGIPFCPTRCSYCSFTSYTIEKSKSMIEPYVEGLLKEIKLWGDLIKKYNLEIASLYIGGGTPSSLSPSQMESVLKSIKESIDIEGLLEYTFEGGRPDTLTIEKLELIKKYGVTRLSINPQTMSDETLKAIGRTHTKDEFVSIYKTAKEMGFEWINTDLIIGLNHETMADYKGSLEQIVKLNPENITIHALALKRAALQKAKSKLDYLEAKKIMDFTYEIMQKNNYIPYYLYRQKSMAGNQENVGFSKKGYISPYNIISIEETQSVIAMGCGGISKIINEDEIIRYSNPKDPNQYLEKLKGNDQLKEIAKQILT